Sequence from the Lampris incognitus isolate fLamInc1 chromosome 12, fLamInc1.hap2, whole genome shotgun sequence genome:
gaaagcatttgtggattcctctgttcttactcatatatttaatgttgttggCAACTTTGTCCTTCCTAAAATTACAGTCATAGACTGTAAAAACTGGTAGATGTTCACTGATGTCACTTATTAAAAGCcctgctctcagtgttgccttctataatgtttgtgaatatgttgtctattaaggtggcacagtgtTCTGCTAGGTCCAGTGATTTTACgatataaacccaaactatacattgtattaatgtactcttctgtcttattgtgcttatttggatttaacaggtctataTCGAAATTCCCACATATGAACATATCcttttgtgtttattttgaatACGTTTCTTCAATCCAGTCCTTAAATTTATATCAATATTGATCCCAGTGATCTGTATATGCAACGTACGattacattcttctttttttccatgcAGATTTATATTGTAATATATTCCAGCACATCATCAGCAGCTGTTGACATAACTTCTACCACCTTGAAATTGAGGCTGTTGCTCACATACAAAGCAACCCCCCCTCCATTTTTGTTACTCCTGTTCTTATAAGACAATTAGTATCCAGCTAACTCAAAGTCAACACCTTTCTCAGGGCTAATCCATGTTTCAGATAGAGCTATTATGTTGAACAGATTCTTGAAGTGACCTAGATGTTCACtgatgttttggaagttggcatgTAGGCATCTGCTGTTAGTGTGGCTAATTGAAATGTTGTGATCTGAGTTgaccatcatgttaaactgatcatcagtatagtatagACTGTCATTGTtgttgaagaaattattttctggGTCATTTTCCATATCGTGTGATTTGTGTTTGGAATATCTGAACGTCTTTAATTCCCTTTTTTCATGTTTTCTAATCCTTGCTGTTAGCTCATCATCAGTGTCtccagctggaggtgacagacTACTGTCTGGTCTGGTCATGGTTGTGTGTaatgttttactttgcatgttttaTTGATTGGTGTGTTGAACCTTGTTGTGTTGCTTAGTACTCACTGAAATTTATCAAGATCGTTCTCAtctctgatgaccagcacttTTGCCTCTTCTGGGGATCCTTTTAGCTTTCTGAAGATTTTACAGTTTGCAGCTATGCTGGCAATGTCCACATTTCTTTTTGTCAGATACTCGTTTAAGAAAACGTTTGTGCTTTTCAACAGTCTTCTTTGTTTGAGTAGCACAACCTTGTGTTTTCTGTTTGCAAATCTGATTATTATGGCCGGTTTATCCTTGCTGTGTTTCCTAGGGAAAGGGTGACATGCCTCGATGTTATTGTCTACCACAATTCCCTTGTCTTGCAGGAAAGCGGTCACCTGGTTCTCCACGGAGATAACTTCCTGTTCGTTGGGTTCTCCGCCGTATCGATCTGGTCTCAGTATCGTGGCGCACTGCCGTTTAACCTCCAAACCACAGACAATAATGTCGTTCATCCTCGTAGGACAATTATATTATCCCCCTCGTTGCGCCGCTCCCTCAGGGCTTTAATTTCCTTCAGCATGTCCTCAAGAAGGCTTTGTCTGCCCTGTTGGTCTTGGAGTGATTGTTTTAGCTGATCAGTTTTTTGATGTAGTTTGTCAATCGTTTTCATAGCAGCTTTTAACTGTTCCTTTAACTGATTGTTGTTGCCTTTACTCACATTGTTTCCATTAGCACGTTGCTGGTTTTGTTGTAGTAGGACAACAGTAGATCGCCACCTTtgctgttagctgttagctgttgctgacttgacttgaccaacgCAGATTGATGTAATCGATGTAATCAATGATCAAGTAAAGATCCATAAAATAGGCAAACCATAAAATAAATTACCAAAGGTCGCACGGAGTTGTTAAAAATATTGGTTTCATTGATCATTTTGATTTATTTTGGGGTCGTCTCTCCTTAAGATCTGATGGCGTGcacccaaacccaaacccaaaTTTACAGAAGTTTTGCAAAATTTGCAAATAATAAACTACTCAAATAATAATATACTCATTCTAATGCATCGAATTGGTTGAATCATTGAGCTATTAACCTAATAATGAGCATCCTACAGAGACTATTGAACAAGTAAAATTAATTGTGCTCACAGGCCACAATCCGGCTCAAAACCTAAATCATAATGAGATTTTAACGTATGTTTGTCTTGCAAACTTGATGAATTACTTATGTCCTACAATTTTTGTGTAAACGTCTCTTTTTGGAACTCACCATATTTACTGTGAAAGGGGTTGAGTCTGTTAAAGTCTATTTTATGACATTGGAGAATCAACTGGTCatactaaatatatatatgtgtaaggTGAATACACATACTCTGAACATACTGGTGTTATGGAAATACAGTGGAAAAGACAAACCCTCCTTATAAAATAACTTTTAATAAAGCTGATAATACAATAGTTCCTGTAAGCTATATCCAGATAGTGTTTGCCTTCAAAAGAATGCAACAGTaagtaaagtttaaaaaaaaggaagcaaCCCCATGATCTCCTGAGAGTCATATGTGTGTGCTGGGAATAAGGATACAGACTGCAAAGAACAGGATTTGGAGCAGTAGTACATTTCCAGAGTTTACTTAAAAAGCCAATCAGAAATATCAGTGACTCAACAATGACATACTTGTCGTATCTTTAACTTCAAGCTCCAAGCCATTCACTTTGTAGTTAATCGTTAAACTGTTTTGTTAATCATTCAACCGTCAACGCTTCATCATTATTGGTGGGTTGATTGAATTAATGCAAGTGAATAAATTAACAAATacattgatacatttgatgaCTGACAAATAACTCTCCAAATTGAACCTATTGAGTTTATTGCCTCTTCCTATCTTTTTAGTTGTAAATAGTAAACATGAATTACCAGGAACTAGGGAACATTCTCAGAGATGTTCTCCGGTCCTCCCTTTGTTGAGAGTCAGTGGACTTTCTGCTCAGGACAGGATgtttaggggaaaaaaacatgttATTGCCTGCCCCCGCTCCAAAAATACAGCAGGATTATTTGTTTGATGACCAGTTAGCTCATTGTTACTCAAGGCCTTCATGGCACATATGGTCAGCATCGCTAGATCTCTTgtcctcaaagcctgtgtgttGCCCATGTTTATTTTTTCCAATCTGTCTCTGTTTATCCAGGCCCAAGTTTAAAACTGATGTGAGCATGGAGTCTTTGTATGAGGTGGCGATAGTCTGAAAAAAATATGGACTGTATGTGCAGCACCGGGGAGAACGATCGAATGTAGTATTTTTGCTTATGGGGGGCATAGATATAGAGAGTGGGAGGGcaaaggaggaggggagggaggcaAACTCGTGCCCCTTGCAGTTTTGTCATTGGTTCAGAGCCACATAGAAGGGGGAGTGGCCTCAATGCCACTGTTTCTGTAGAAATagaggcagagcgagagagagagagggagagggagaggataaaTTGACACAGGGGGGTTCTCCCAGCATTGGTATGCCTGCCTCCCTCATTTCCACTCCAGACATTGTTGCCGCTTCTCTGGACAGACTGCCGAGGAGTGTTTGTACGTGCGTGTGCCTGTCTGAAACGTCAGTCTCTCCCCGCTGCCATCCTGTCAGTTCAGTCCGGTCTGCCGTGCTCCCGCCGTTAAGGACCAGGACCGGGCACTCACCGAGACGAGCTCACGGGGACGGAAGAGgcgaaagaagagaagagagcgcTTAACAGAAAGCGGGGATATAAAGACGAGGATTCCCTAAGCATCTTCTCGTCGTCCTTCTGTTAATGTGTGGTGGATTACACAACATTGTCCGCTCATGCGAGGCTTTTGTGATGACTGTTCGGACTATAGACCACAGAGAGTGCTCGCAATCTGTGCTGTCTGCAGCTGCAGCAGATGTGGAGCTATCTGACTTCACAGGGCGCTAAGGACAGAAACATTTCACAGACAGATAGGATTGGAATTCATTGAAAGACAGAGAACTGCATTTtggggttttctccccccccccccacgatttCAGTAAAAGAGTACTCAGTTGGGCTTTTCACCTAATTTTCAAGGGGCAGAAGTAGTGTGCCTCTTGTGTTTTATGtatatttgtttgtatgtatgtgtatatactggtgttatttttattgtgtttttggttttgttttgttctttgtccTTTACCATATCTGGTCACAGTGAAAACTACTGCAGGGGGCTTCCCTGCCTTTCTCTGACATTTCCATCCCTTCAGCCTTTGAAATTGCTGAGATTGTCCTCCTCACCATGGAACTCCAGCATGATGCTTTATATTTGGACTAAAACCATCCAGCAAATTCCATAATAACCCATCTACCCGACCAACAAAACAGTCATTGGTTCCCCCGGTAGTCTCTCAGGACACCTCATACACATTTTTATGCCAAAGATGATGAACTCCACCCTGGATCCATTGAACGAGACCTCTGCAAACCTTCTTCCCCCCAACATCTCTGCTCCCTTCTGCCTACTGGAGGTAGGCTACTCCAACGTCTTAAACACCTGCCTCCTGGAAGCTTCTATTATACTTCTCCTTACTGTTCTCATTATCTCTGGAAATTTGGTGGTAATCTTTGTTTTTCACTGCGCTCCCTTGCTCAGCCAGCACACCACCAGTGCTTTCATCCAGACTATGGCCTATGCTGATCTGTTGGTAGGGGTGAGCTGCCTCTTCCCCTCCCTTGCCCTTCTTCATCATATACAGGGTCTGGACCCCAAACTCACCTGCCAGGTATTTGGGTACCTGGTATCGGTTTTGAAGTCTGTTTCTATGGTGTCTTTAGCCTGTGTAAGTGTAGACCGCTACATTGCCATCACACAgcccctgacctacacgtctctgGTGACACCTTGCCGGGTCCGCTGCTGCATTGCCCTGATATGGTTGTACTCGGCCGTGGTCTTCCTGCCGTCATTTTTGGGTTGGGGGAAGCCAGGTTACCATGGCGATGTGGTGGAGTGGTGTGCTGTTGAATGGAGGACAAGACCAGCATTCACCTCATTTATTGTGGCATTGCTCTATGCCCCTGCTGCACTTACCGTCTGCTTCACTTACGCCAACATCTTCAAGATCTGCCGCCAACACACCCGGGAGATCAGTGAGCGCCACGCACGCTACCGACCACAACAGCAGGGCCTGGGGGGTACAGAAGGATCAGTGGCTGTGGTCAAGGACAACAGTGGGGTGGATAAATTTACCCACTTATCGCAGCATCACACACCCCAAAAACACCAACCCCAGCTACAGCATTCCCCGGCACCATACCCAGACAAGAGGTACGCCATGGTGCTGTTCCGTATCACCAGCGTGTTCTACATCCTGTGGTTGCCCTACATCCTCTACTTTCTGTTAGAGAGTGGAGGGATTTACCATCACTCAGCAgtctccttcctcaccacatggcTGGCCATAAGCAACAGCTTCTGCAACTGTCTCATCTATAGCCTGTCTAACTCTGCCTTCCGGAAAGGTCTCAAACGCCTCTGCTCCTTCTGTCTGCAGCGCAGCAGTGGCGGCAGCAGCAGCCTCGACGTTAGAAAAACGAAAAAGGCCTTTTTTGGGCCTACTGGACAGAAGTGTAGAGGACCCGGTAATGGATTTGACCATAAAGATATAGCAGGTGGAACAACGTGTCATGTCTAGTGAGCGTTCTGGGAGAATATTGTGCCAGAAAGGCGTTTCAGCCTTGTAGAGGTTTCCTGAGATGTTCGCTCTCACCTGCGTTCAGCGAGATAGACGGGATGCGTGCACCACTGCTGCTTCTATCTAGTCAGAGAACTGCAGGGGCAGCCATCCCTCACAGGCCGCACCGGGCATTCAAAAAGAGAGACCGCAGGTCTAAGAGCTGATCTAATGATGTGCAGAACTCATGGACACATAGCTCAACGTAGACAGATGGATTGTCGGAAGAGCGGTGTCAGAAACGAGGAGAATAAAACATGTCAGAATATTTGGAGAGAAGTGCAATCCTAATGTCGGAACTTACATTTTGCTGAACCGCAGTGTTCCAGTGGTAAAAAAAACTCTGAAGCTTGTTTTTCCCTGTAGAACAGCAGCTACATGAACGGCGTATTGAGGCCCAGAAGGAAGCTTTGTGCTAAGAAAAGACACTTTACGTTTGTGAAACAATGTGACCTTTGGGTAATGTCAGATTAGTATCACCATCAAGCATTAGTAGGTGGTGATTCcgtaaatagaaaaaaaaaatccaaaactgggtgcattatttaaaaaaaaacaaaaaacaaacaaaacccaacaCTTCAGAATAAATGTGCTAAACCGAACTTTTAATATTAATTTAATTAAATATGTTGTTTTCTATTCCTGGGTATTTAAATTCTCAAACAAAGtagaggaaatgtgtgtgtgtgtgtgtgtgtgtgtgtgtgtgtgtgtgtgtgtgtgtgtgtgtgtgtgtgtgtgtgtgtgtgtgtgtgtgtgtgtgtgtgtgtgtgtgtgtgtgtcttgtcatACAGGGACACATGCTTAGTTTTTCTTTTACTATTGAATTTATCGATTAGTAAATCGATTGATTAATTtacatattgattttttttacagTCAAAGAATAATAAAAAGAAATTAAATTCTAATCAAAATACAAACTTTTTGTCAGGTTTATGTGTTATCTGACGTGATTGTGGTATTTTATTTTTGCAGTTTATCAATTTAAAGTTTTAGATTATTTATTGATTATGTTTTCTGGCActaaaaatatcttttttttaatgttctttTAAGGTCAAATAATGTTTACATCTCTTGAAACTTTTGGAAATAATTCAACATTCCCAGTGTTTTATAATTGATTTCGTTAATTAATACCACAACTATTGCGGTTCTGTAAGTGTGCACAAGACAAACGTAAGgtcgtgtttgttttttgttttttgttttttgttttaattgcAGACTCGGTGTTTCATCTGGCCTCATTTTCCCACTTATATCTGACCACAGGTCATCCATGTTAGCCCATTAGATGACCTGCTGAAAGACTTGTGGAGTCGAGCTCTAATCCTCGCCCTTACATCTGGTTTACAGAGAGCTAGCGAGTATCTGATTGTGCAGTGTCACATGAACATGTACTTCTCATGATCTTATCAGGAGTCTGAGGCACAACCGTGTGTGTAGGAGATGTATggatgtgtatgtacacacactgacacaggagaagcacatgcacacagagca
This genomic interval carries:
- the LOC130121505 gene encoding probable G-protein coupled receptor 21 — protein: MMNSTLDPLNETSANLLPPNISAPFCLLEVGYSNVLNTCLLEASIILLLTVLIISGNLVVIFVFHCAPLLSQHTTSAFIQTMAYADLLVGVSCLFPSLALLHHIQGLDPKLTCQVFGYLVSVLKSVSMVSLACVSVDRYIAITQPLTYTSLVTPCRVRCCIALIWLYSAVVFLPSFLGWGKPGYHGDVVEWCAVEWRTRPAFTSFIVALLYAPAALTVCFTYANIFKICRQHTREISERHARYRPQQQGLGGTEGSVAVVKDNSGVDKFTHLSQHHTPQKHQPQLQHSPAPYPDKRYAMVLFRITSVFYILWLPYILYFLLESGGIYHHSAVSFLTTWLAISNSFCNCLIYSLSNSAFRKGLKRLCSFCLQRSSGGSSSLDVRKTKKAFFGPTGQKCRGPGNGFDHKDIAGGTTCHV